A window of the Gossypium hirsutum isolate 1008001.06 chromosome A05, Gossypium_hirsutum_v2.1, whole genome shotgun sequence genome harbors these coding sequences:
- the LOC107904401 gene encoding protein unc-13 homolog isoform X1 encodes MEEESAVELLQRYRRDRRILLDFILSGSLIKKVVMPPGAVTLDDVDLDQVSIDYVLSCIKKGGTLELSEAIRDYHDHTGLPQMNSGDSAGEFFLVTNPEFSGSPPRRAPPPIPDSISMPTPSAPVFAPSPVVSTVSRSESFDSTQVQELTVDDIEDFEDDDDLEEVNSLKISRRNPNDVGDLMLKLPSFATGITDDDLRETAYEILLACAGASGGLIVPSREKKKDKRSKLMKKLGRSKNENIVAQSQNASGLVGLLETMRVQMEISEAMDIRTRQGLLNALSGKVGKRMDTLLIPLELLCCISRTEFSDKKAYIRWQKRQLNMLAEGLVNHPAVGFGESGRKTSEFRILLAKVEESEAFPPSTGEVQRTESLKSLRDIALPLAERPARGDLTGEVCHWADGYHLNVGLYEKLLVSVFDVLDEGKLTEEVEEILELLKSTWRVLGITETIHYTCYAWILFRQYVITSEQGILRHAIDQLKKIPLKEQRGPQERLHLKSLHVRVDGEEGSRDVSFLQSFLSPIQKWADKQLGDYHLNFAEGSMVMEDIVTVAMIVRRLLLEESDIPVQSSTVSDRDQIELYISSSVKNSFARILQAVDKSDTMDEHPLALLAEEVKKLLKKDSTMFMPILCRRHPHATIVSASLLHKFYGNKLKPFVDSAEHLTEDVVSVFPAADNLEQYILDLIKSACEGENVEIHFRKLNPYQIESVSGTVVMRWINSQLGRIVGWVERTLQQERWDPISPQQRHGSSIVEVYRIVEETVDQFFGIKVPMRLTELNALFRGIDNAFQVYANHIVDNLASKDDLIPPLPVLTRYRREAGIKAFVKKELFDSRLPDQRRSININVLTTPTLCVQLNTLYYAINQLNKLEDSIWEHWTRKMPIEKIYIRKSMDDKSKCSTQKGTFDGSRKDINAAIDRIREFTGTKIIFWDLREPFIENLYKPSVSQSRLEAVIEPLDVELNQLCDIIVEPLRDRVVTSLLQASLEGLLRVLLDGGPSRVFYPTDAKLLEEDLEILKEFFISGGDGLPRGVVENQVARVRLVVKLHGLETRELVEDLRSSSGKLGADNQTLLRILCHRADSEASQFVKKQYKIPKSSA; translated from the exons ATGGAAGA GGAAAGTGCTGTGGAGCTTCTACAGCGTTACAGGCGTGACAGGCGAATACTGTTAGATTTTATACTTTCCGGTAGCTTAATTAAGAAAGTGGTAATGCCTCCCGGTGCTGTTACGCTGGATGATGTAGATTTGGATCAAGTTAGTATTGATTACGTGCTAAGTTGCATTAAAAAAG GTGGAACGTTGGAGCTCTCTGAAGCTATTAGAGATTACCATGATCATACGGGGTTACCCCAAATG aaTAGTGGTGATTCTGCTGGTGAATTCTTTTTGGTTACAAATCCTGAATTCTCAGGTTCACCTCCAAGAAGGGCACCGCCACCTATCCCTGATTCAATATCAATGCCAACACCATCAGCACCTGTTTTTGCTCCATCGCCTGTTGTTTCAACTGTATCAAGATCAGAGTCTTTCGATTCCACACAAGTTCAAGAGTTAACTGTAGATGACATTGAAGATTTTGAGGATGATGATGATCTTGAGGAAGTTAATAGTCTCAAAATTTCAAGGCGGAATCCAAATGATGTTGGAGATCTTATGCTGAAGTTGCCTTCTTTTGCTACAG GTATAACAGATGATGATCTCCGTGAAACGGCATATGAAATTCTTTTAGCTTGTGCTGGTGCTTCTGG GGGTCTCATTGTACCatcaagagagaagaagaaagataaGCGGTCCAAGTTGATGAAGAAGCTTGGGCGGAGTAAAAATGAGAATATTGTGGCGCAGTCTCAAAATGCATCTGGACTGGTTGGTTTATTGGAAACGATGCGTGTCCAGATGGAG ATTTCTGAGGCAATGGACATTAGGACAAGACAAGGATTGCTTAATGCCCTTTCTGGGAAAGTTGGAAAAAGGATGGACACACTACTGATTCCCCTGGAATTATTGTGTTGTATTTCACGAACAGAATTTTCTGACAAGAAAGCATATATAAGGTGGCAAAAAAGGCAG TTGAACATGTTGGCAGAGGGTCTTGTTAATCACCCCGCTGTTGGATTTGGGGAATCTGGACGCAAAACCAGTGAGTTTAGGATTCTTTTGGCAAAGGTTGAGGAATCTGAG GCTTTTCCACCTTCTACTGGTGAAGTCCAAAGGACAGAAAGTTTGAAATCTCTAAGAGATATTGCCCTTCCTCTTGCTGAGAGGCCGGCCCGAGGTGACTTAACTGGAGAAGTATGCCACTGGGCAGATGGTTATCATCTGAATGTCGGACTTTATGAGAAATTGCTTGTCAGCGTGTTTGATGTTTTAGATGAGGGAAAGCTGACTGAG GAAGTGGAAGAAATTCTTGAGCTTTTAAAGTCAACCTGGCGTGTTTTGGGAATAACAGAGACCATCCACTACACTTGCTATGCATGGATTTTATTTCGTCAG TATGTTATCACAAGTGAGCAAGGGATTTTGCGACATGCCATTGACCAGTTGAAGAAAATACCGTTGAAAGAACAACGAGGCCCACAGGAGAGGTTACACTTAAAAAGCTTGCATGTCAGAGTTGATGGCGAAGAGGGCTCTCGCGATGTTTCTTTCTTACAATCCTTTTTATCTCCCATCCAGAAATGGGCTGATAAGCAACTAGGAGACTACCACTTGAACTTTGCTGAG GGATCAATGGTAATGGAGGATATAGTAACAGTTGCAATGATTGTTAGAAGACTTCTTTTGGAAGAATCTGATATT CCTGTGCAATCTTCCACTGTCTCAGATAGAGATCAAATAGAATTATATATATCTTCTTCAGTTAAGAATTCATTTGCTAGG ATATTGCAAGCTGTTGATAAATCAGACACAATGGACGAACATCCTTTGGCATTGCTTGCAGAGGAGGTCAAGAAACTTCTGAAAAAAGATTCAACGATGTTTATGCCAATATTATGTCGGAGGCATCCACATGCAACTATTGTTTCAGCTTCACTTCTACACAAGTTTTATGGGAACAAGTTG AAACCTTTTGTTGATAGTGCTGAACATTTGACTGAGGATGTTGTATCTGTATTTCCTGCTGCTGATAACCTTGAGCAGTATATACTGGACCTCATAAAGTCTGCTTGTGAAGGTGAGAATGTGGAGATCCATTTCAGGAAGCTAAACCCATACCAG aTTGAATCTGTTTCTGGAACAGTGGTGATGCGATGGATTAATTCACAGTTAGGACGAATTGTTGGTTGGGTGGAGCGAACCCTTCAACAAGAG CGATGGGACCCCATATCACCTCAACAGCGGCATGGGAGTTCGATTGTGGAAGTTTATAGGATTGTTGAGGAG ACAGTGGATCAGTTTTTTGGCATTAAAGTTCCAATGAGGCTTACAGAACTGAATGCTTTGTTTCGTGGCATTGATAATGCATTTCAAGTATATGCAAATCATATTGTGGATAATTTAG CTAGCAAAGATGATCTAATTCCACCTTTACCTGTTCTCACCCGATATAGAAGAGAAGCTGGAATAAAGGCGTTTGTGAAGAAGGAGCTATTTGACTCTCGGCTGCCGGATCAGAGAAGGTCCATCAATATTAATGTCCTGACAACGCCAACCCTATGTGTTCAGTTAAACACTTTATAT TATGCTATTAATCAACTGAACAAGTTGgaagatagcatctgggaacaCTGGACAAGGAAAATGCCCATTGAAAAAATCTATATCA GGAAATCCATGGATGATAAATCTAAATGTTCAACCCAAAAAGGCACCTTTGATGGAAGCAGGAAAGATATAAATGCTGCTATTGACCGCATTCGGGAGTTTACTG gaactaaaattattttctggGATCTAAGGGAGCCATTTATTGAGAACTTGTATAAACCTAGTGTTTCTCAATCTAGGTTGGAAGCAGTTATTGAACCACTTGATGTG GAGCTAAACCAACTATGTGATATTATTGTGGAGCCACTTAGGGATCGGGTAGTGACAAGTCTTCTTCAAGCATCACTG GAAGGCTTACTCAGGGTTTTGTTAGACGGAGGCCCATCACGAGTTTTCTACCCAACTGATGCTAAGCTATTGGAAGAGGATCTGGAAATCTTAAAG GAATTCTTTATTTCTGGAGGTGATGGACTTCCTCGAGGAGTCGTTGAAAATCAAGTTGCTCGTGTTCGGCTTGTTGTAAAGTTGCACGGATTGGAG ACTCGAGAATTGGTCGAGGACTTGAGATCTTCAAGTGGCAAACTAGGTGCTGATAACCAGACTCTACTGAGAATACTATGCCACAGGGCTGATTCAGAGGCATCCCAGTTTGTCAAGAAGCAGTATAAGATACCCAAGTCTTCTGCATAG
- the LOC107904401 gene encoding protein unc-13 homolog isoform X2 — protein sequence MEEESAVELLQRYRRDRRILLDFILSGSLIKKVVMPPGAVTLDDVDLDQVSIDYVLSCIKKGGTLELSEAIRDYHDHTGLPQMNSGDSAGEFFLVTNPEFSGSPPRRAPPPIPDSISMPTPSAPVFAPSPVVSTVSRSESFDSTQVQELTVDDIEDFEDDDDLEEVNSLKISRRNPNDVGDLMLKLPSFATGITDDDLRETAYEILLACAGASGGLIVPSREKKKDKRSKLMKKLGRSKNENIVAQSQNASGLVGLLETMRVQMEISEAMDIRTRQGLLNALSGKVGKRMDTLLIPLELLCCISRTEFSDKKAYIRWQKRQLNMLAEGLVNHPAVGFGESGRKTSEFRILLAKVEESEAFPPSTGEVQRTESLKSLRDIALPLAERPARGDLTGEVCHWADGYHLNVGLYEKLLVSVFDVLDEGKLTEEVEEILELLKSTWRVLGITETIHYTCYAWILFRQYVITSEQGILRHAIDQLKKIPLKEQRGPQERLHLKSLHVRVDGEEGSRDVSFLQSFLSPIQKWADKQLGDYHLNFAEGSMVMEDIVTVAMIVRRLLLEESDIPVQSSTVSDRDQIELYISSSVKNSFARILQAVDKSDTMDEHPLALLAEEVKKLLKKDSTMFMPILCRRHPHATIVSASLLHKFYGNKLKPFVDSAEHLTEDVVSVFPAADNLEQYILDLIKSACEGENVEIHFRKLNPYQIESVSGTVVMRWINSQLGRIVGWVERTLQQERWDPISPQQRHGSSIVEVYRIVEETVDQFFGIKVPMRLTELNALFRGIDNAFQVYANHIVDNLASKDDLIPPLPVLTRYRREAGIKAFVKKELFDSRLPDQRRSININVLTTPTLCVQLNTLYYAINQLNKLEDSIWEHWTRKMPIEKIYIRKSMDDKSKCSTQKGTFDGSRKDINAAIDRIREFTGTKIIFWDLREPFIENLYKPSVSQSRLEAVIEPLDVELNQLCDIIVEPLRDRVVTSLLQASLAYSGFC from the exons ATGGAAGA GGAAAGTGCTGTGGAGCTTCTACAGCGTTACAGGCGTGACAGGCGAATACTGTTAGATTTTATACTTTCCGGTAGCTTAATTAAGAAAGTGGTAATGCCTCCCGGTGCTGTTACGCTGGATGATGTAGATTTGGATCAAGTTAGTATTGATTACGTGCTAAGTTGCATTAAAAAAG GTGGAACGTTGGAGCTCTCTGAAGCTATTAGAGATTACCATGATCATACGGGGTTACCCCAAATG aaTAGTGGTGATTCTGCTGGTGAATTCTTTTTGGTTACAAATCCTGAATTCTCAGGTTCACCTCCAAGAAGGGCACCGCCACCTATCCCTGATTCAATATCAATGCCAACACCATCAGCACCTGTTTTTGCTCCATCGCCTGTTGTTTCAACTGTATCAAGATCAGAGTCTTTCGATTCCACACAAGTTCAAGAGTTAACTGTAGATGACATTGAAGATTTTGAGGATGATGATGATCTTGAGGAAGTTAATAGTCTCAAAATTTCAAGGCGGAATCCAAATGATGTTGGAGATCTTATGCTGAAGTTGCCTTCTTTTGCTACAG GTATAACAGATGATGATCTCCGTGAAACGGCATATGAAATTCTTTTAGCTTGTGCTGGTGCTTCTGG GGGTCTCATTGTACCatcaagagagaagaagaaagataaGCGGTCCAAGTTGATGAAGAAGCTTGGGCGGAGTAAAAATGAGAATATTGTGGCGCAGTCTCAAAATGCATCTGGACTGGTTGGTTTATTGGAAACGATGCGTGTCCAGATGGAG ATTTCTGAGGCAATGGACATTAGGACAAGACAAGGATTGCTTAATGCCCTTTCTGGGAAAGTTGGAAAAAGGATGGACACACTACTGATTCCCCTGGAATTATTGTGTTGTATTTCACGAACAGAATTTTCTGACAAGAAAGCATATATAAGGTGGCAAAAAAGGCAG TTGAACATGTTGGCAGAGGGTCTTGTTAATCACCCCGCTGTTGGATTTGGGGAATCTGGACGCAAAACCAGTGAGTTTAGGATTCTTTTGGCAAAGGTTGAGGAATCTGAG GCTTTTCCACCTTCTACTGGTGAAGTCCAAAGGACAGAAAGTTTGAAATCTCTAAGAGATATTGCCCTTCCTCTTGCTGAGAGGCCGGCCCGAGGTGACTTAACTGGAGAAGTATGCCACTGGGCAGATGGTTATCATCTGAATGTCGGACTTTATGAGAAATTGCTTGTCAGCGTGTTTGATGTTTTAGATGAGGGAAAGCTGACTGAG GAAGTGGAAGAAATTCTTGAGCTTTTAAAGTCAACCTGGCGTGTTTTGGGAATAACAGAGACCATCCACTACACTTGCTATGCATGGATTTTATTTCGTCAG TATGTTATCACAAGTGAGCAAGGGATTTTGCGACATGCCATTGACCAGTTGAAGAAAATACCGTTGAAAGAACAACGAGGCCCACAGGAGAGGTTACACTTAAAAAGCTTGCATGTCAGAGTTGATGGCGAAGAGGGCTCTCGCGATGTTTCTTTCTTACAATCCTTTTTATCTCCCATCCAGAAATGGGCTGATAAGCAACTAGGAGACTACCACTTGAACTTTGCTGAG GGATCAATGGTAATGGAGGATATAGTAACAGTTGCAATGATTGTTAGAAGACTTCTTTTGGAAGAATCTGATATT CCTGTGCAATCTTCCACTGTCTCAGATAGAGATCAAATAGAATTATATATATCTTCTTCAGTTAAGAATTCATTTGCTAGG ATATTGCAAGCTGTTGATAAATCAGACACAATGGACGAACATCCTTTGGCATTGCTTGCAGAGGAGGTCAAGAAACTTCTGAAAAAAGATTCAACGATGTTTATGCCAATATTATGTCGGAGGCATCCACATGCAACTATTGTTTCAGCTTCACTTCTACACAAGTTTTATGGGAACAAGTTG AAACCTTTTGTTGATAGTGCTGAACATTTGACTGAGGATGTTGTATCTGTATTTCCTGCTGCTGATAACCTTGAGCAGTATATACTGGACCTCATAAAGTCTGCTTGTGAAGGTGAGAATGTGGAGATCCATTTCAGGAAGCTAAACCCATACCAG aTTGAATCTGTTTCTGGAACAGTGGTGATGCGATGGATTAATTCACAGTTAGGACGAATTGTTGGTTGGGTGGAGCGAACCCTTCAACAAGAG CGATGGGACCCCATATCACCTCAACAGCGGCATGGGAGTTCGATTGTGGAAGTTTATAGGATTGTTGAGGAG ACAGTGGATCAGTTTTTTGGCATTAAAGTTCCAATGAGGCTTACAGAACTGAATGCTTTGTTTCGTGGCATTGATAATGCATTTCAAGTATATGCAAATCATATTGTGGATAATTTAG CTAGCAAAGATGATCTAATTCCACCTTTACCTGTTCTCACCCGATATAGAAGAGAAGCTGGAATAAAGGCGTTTGTGAAGAAGGAGCTATTTGACTCTCGGCTGCCGGATCAGAGAAGGTCCATCAATATTAATGTCCTGACAACGCCAACCCTATGTGTTCAGTTAAACACTTTATAT TATGCTATTAATCAACTGAACAAGTTGgaagatagcatctgggaacaCTGGACAAGGAAAATGCCCATTGAAAAAATCTATATCA GGAAATCCATGGATGATAAATCTAAATGTTCAACCCAAAAAGGCACCTTTGATGGAAGCAGGAAAGATATAAATGCTGCTATTGACCGCATTCGGGAGTTTACTG gaactaaaattattttctggGATCTAAGGGAGCCATTTATTGAGAACTTGTATAAACCTAGTGTTTCTCAATCTAGGTTGGAAGCAGTTATTGAACCACTTGATGTG GAGCTAAACCAACTATGTGATATTATTGTGGAGCCACTTAGGGATCGGGTAGTGACAAGTCTTCTTCAAGCATCACTG GCTTACTCAGGGTTTTGTTAG
- the LOC107904403 gene encoding DNA-directed RNA polymerase V subunit 7 isoform X1 gives MKSFSRMFLKVQMPWNVIIPADSLDAKGLMLKKAIVIRLMDEFACKKATKDLGYFMAVTTLESIGEGRVRQNSGDVLFPVVFSGITFKMYRGEILQGVVHKILKHGVFLRCGPVQNIYLSHIKMPDYHYVPGENGIFMNDKHSKIDKDVIVRFIVIGTKWMEAEREFQALVSLEGDYLGPVS, from the exons ATGAAAAGTTTTTCAAG AATGTTTCTCAAGGTGCAGATGCCATGGAATGTCATAATTCCTGCTGACAGCTTGGATGCCAAAGGCTTGATGCTCAAAAAGGCAATAGTGATCCGCCTTATGGATGAATTTGCTTGCAAGAAGGCCACCAAGGATCTCGGATATTTCATGGCTGTAACAACCCTAGAGAGCATTGGCGAGGGCAGAGTTAGACAGAACTCAGGAGATGTGCTTTTCCCTGTTGTCTTCAGCGGAATTACATTCAAGATGTACAGAGGAGAGATTCTGCAAGGGGTTGTACATAAGATACTAAAACATGGAGTGTTTTTGAGGTGTGGCCCAGTCCAAAACATATATTTGTCTCACATAAAAATGCCCGACTACCACTATGTGCCCGGGGAGAATGGTATATTCATGAACGACAAACACTCAAAGATTGATAAAGATGTGATCGTTAGGTTTATCGTGATTGGGACCAAATGGATGGAGGCCGAGAGGGAATTTCAGGCGTTGGTGAGTTTGGAAGGTGACTACTTAGGACCAGTTTCCTGA
- the LOC107904403 gene encoding DNA-directed RNA polymerase V subunit 7 isoform X2 produces the protein MFLKVQMPWNVIIPADSLDAKGLMLKKAIVIRLMDEFACKKATKDLGYFMAVTTLESIGEGRVRQNSGDVLFPVVFSGITFKMYRGEILQGVVHKILKHGVFLRCGPVQNIYLSHIKMPDYHYVPGENGIFMNDKHSKIDKDVIVRFIVIGTKWMEAEREFQALVSLEGDYLGPVS, from the coding sequence ATGTTTCTCAAGGTGCAGATGCCATGGAATGTCATAATTCCTGCTGACAGCTTGGATGCCAAAGGCTTGATGCTCAAAAAGGCAATAGTGATCCGCCTTATGGATGAATTTGCTTGCAAGAAGGCCACCAAGGATCTCGGATATTTCATGGCTGTAACAACCCTAGAGAGCATTGGCGAGGGCAGAGTTAGACAGAACTCAGGAGATGTGCTTTTCCCTGTTGTCTTCAGCGGAATTACATTCAAGATGTACAGAGGAGAGATTCTGCAAGGGGTTGTACATAAGATACTAAAACATGGAGTGTTTTTGAGGTGTGGCCCAGTCCAAAACATATATTTGTCTCACATAAAAATGCCCGACTACCACTATGTGCCCGGGGAGAATGGTATATTCATGAACGACAAACACTCAAAGATTGATAAAGATGTGATCGTTAGGTTTATCGTGATTGGGACCAAATGGATGGAGGCCGAGAGGGAATTTCAGGCGTTGGTGAGTTTGGAAGGTGACTACTTAGGACCAGTTTCCTGA